In a genomic window of Lycium ferocissimum isolate CSIRO_LF1 chromosome 9, AGI_CSIRO_Lferr_CH_V1, whole genome shotgun sequence:
- the LOC132029612 gene encoding IQ domain-containing protein IQM1-like, translating into MGLSLSILLSAWNEILRHSYLIFPDTMGRAIVRSVSIERKNGELSLRTLSFKEKDGKNVKKSDYSEESVKHEKQKLKNFAPTTSLVVDNEKMELPRISIPEPFVFCSPRPVTELDAAATKLQTVYKSYRTRRNLADCAVVVEELWWKALDSAALKQSSISFFDVNKHEAPVSRWSRARTRAAKVGKGLLKDEKAQKLALQHWLEAIDPRHRYGHNLHFYYDVWSNSKSIQPFFYWLDVGDGKELNLESCQRADLQRQCIKYLGPKEREAYEVVVEDGNLVYKQSGMLLHTTEGSKWIFVLSTSRVLYVGMKKKGVFQHSSFLSGGATTAAGRLVVQDGILEAIWPYSGHYLPTEDNFKEFINFLEEHHVDLANVKKCAIDDDRPSSKVLHEVSNKDMEETLSQNCDADIAKDDGPVIDVSKTTAHEVNSTPTSKDQREETPVFDSSKRLSCKWTSGVGARIGCVRDYPMDLQSQALETVNLSPRVNLSQPKNYYPIPSPRPSPKMRVSPRLAYMGIPSPRVSVNTTL; encoded by the exons ATGGGACTCTCTCTTTCAATACTCTTATCGGCATGGAATGAAATTCTAAGGCATAGTTATCTTATATTTCCGGACACCATGGGAAGAGCTATTGTCAGATCAGTTAGCATTGAGAGGAAAAATGGAGAATTATCTTTGAGGACACTCAGTTTCAAAGAAAAAGATGGTAAGAATGTTAAGAAGTCCGATTACTCAGAAGAAAGTGTAAAACATGAGAAACAAAAGCTTAAAAattttgctccaacaactagtcTGGTTGTTGACAATGAAAAAATGGAATTACCAAGAATCTCCATACCGGAGCCTTTTGTGTTCTGTTCTCCTAGACCTGTTACCGAACTTGATGCTGCTGCAACTAAGCTCCAGACAGTGTACAAGAGTTATAGGACAAGAAGGAACCTTGCAGATTgtgctgttgttgttgaagaGCTCTG GTGGAAGGCCTTGGATTCTGCAGCTTTAAAGCAGAGTTCTATATCATTTTTTGATGTCAATAAACATGAAGCCCCCGTGTCAAGGTGGTCACGTGCCAGAACAAGGGCTGCTAAG GTAGGCAAAGGTTTGTTGAAGGATGAAAAGGCTCAAAAACTAGCTCTACAACATTGGCTAGAAGCG ATTGACCCACGTCATCGTTATGGACACAACTTACACTTCTACTATGATGTATGGTCCAACAGCAAAAGCATCCAACCTTTCTTCTATTG GTTGGATGTGGGTGATGGCAAAGAACTAAATCTTGAGAGTTGCCAGAGAGCTGATTTACAACGTCAATGCATCAAGTATTTAGGACCC AAAGAAAGGGAAGCCTATGAAGTAGTTGTGGAGGATGGCAATTTGGTATATAAGCAAAGCGGAATGCTCCTGCATACGACAGAAGGATCGAAGTGGATTTTCGTTCTTAGTACTTCAAGAGTTCTTTATGTTGGAATGAAAAAGAAGGGTGTTTTCCAACACTCTAGTTTTCTATCTGGTGGTGCTACTACAGCAGCTGGTAGATTGGTTGTTCAGGATGGGATTCTTGAG GCAATTTGGCCATACAGCGGTCACTATCTTCCTACCGAAGATAATTTCAAGGAATTCATCAATTTCCTTGAGGAACACCATGTAGATTTGGCTAACGTTAAG AAATGTGCAATAGATGATGATAGACCTTCATCTAAAGTTCTCCATGAGGTGTCTAACAAAGATATGGAGGAAACTTTATCTCAAAATTGTGATGCAGACATAGCTAAGGACGATGGCCCGGTCATTGATGTGTCGAAAACAACTGCTCATGAAGTAAATTCTACGCCTACTAGCAAAGACCAGAGAGAAGAAACACCAGTTTTTGACTCGTCCAAACGTTTATCTTGCAAGTGGACAAGTGGAGTTGGTGCCCGTATTGGCTGTGTGAGAGACTATCCAATGGATCTTCAATCTCAGGCTCTTGAAACAGTAAATCTATCTCCAAGGGTTAACTTGTCTCAGCCCAAGAACTATTATCCAATCCCTTCACCACGGCCGAGCCCAAAAATGCGCGTATCGCCTAGGCTTGCATACATGGGAATTCCAAGTCCAAGAGTTTCTGTTAATACTACATTGTGA